The Acidobacteriaceae bacterium nucleotide sequence CTGAGCGATGCCTTCACGCTGTAACCGACGCCACGGCCAGGTGGAGTAGACCCGCTGCAGGTGACCACGTTTCTCCAGTTCACGAGCAAGCTCAAAATGGTGGAAGACTCCGAATACGGCTTGGGCAATCTGCATAGGACTGCTCGGAGTATACCGTCGAGGCCTCTGCAAGTCGGTACGGGCCAGGAGGGCAAACTCTACGCGCGTCTAGATGACAGAATATCCGTTATCGGACATAAGCTATGCGCTGGGATGGCCTGAGCTCTTTGAATGCAATGCTTTAGCACCTGTATAGAGAGCGCTAATATTGCCGGAGTCAGCAGCTGAAGATGTGGGGGTGGGTGGCGGACAGACAGGGATTCGAACCCTGGATACCTTGCGGTATACACGCTTTCCAAGCGTGCGCCTTCAGCCACTCGGCCATCTGTCCAAACGTTTACGCCAGGCGAATGCAAGGCTGCAACTTGAAAAGAGTACCACAGGCGCGTCTGAATCTTTTGGCTTGAGCGGCTGTGAGTACAAGTTCGGTAAGAAAGAAGGTCCTCGGCTGGCAGAGCGGCGAAAAGGGGACGTGAGTTCCCTGCCGTTTTGCCGCCGAAGACCTCTGTTGCCAGTTTGCTCTACGCCGGTTCTGCAAGTCCCAGCCAGTGCCGCAGCGACGGGACGCGGGAGAAGATTGCCCACTCGGTGACGATGACCAGCACCAGCGAGATCATCATGGCCGGCAGATAGGCTGCCAGAGCCAATACAGCGGTCACCAGCGCGAAGCTCCAGCGAGGCCGTGCCATGGGCATCGGAGCGCCGAGTACGCCGACGCTCCTTCTGCGCCACCACAGTACGGCTGCGCTGGCACAAAGCAGCACCAGCCCCATCGCCGTTGCGAGTCCCAGAAGCTGATTGGCCAGGCCGAAGAGCTGTCCTTCGTGCGCGGCGACGCCGACTCCCACAATTCGGTCGAGCAGAAGGCGCTGGTTGAAGTTTTGTCTGCTGACAATGGCACCGGTTGCTGGATCGGCGTGGACGATGTCGCGCAAGGTGCGCTGCTGCGCGTCCGATTTGATCGTCCAGGCGCCGCCAGGAGCCATCGCTGGCATGATCTGTACCGGAGCGGTTAGATGCAGCGAGGCTGCGACCGGAATCAGGCGATTGAACGGCGCATAGGCGTCCGGGGCCGTCATGCGATGCATACTGTGGCCCATGTGGCCGGAGTGATCCATGCCCGGCATCCCATCCATCGTATTCAGGCTGCTGTTGTTCATGGCGGCACGCGCCGCGAGTTCGGAAGCCCTGCTGGTCGTCCAATCCTGTCGAGCGACGGCAGTGCCTGTCAGGTCGCGAACTTTCTTGAAGTAGGTGCCCCAGCCGGTAGCCCAAGGGAGCCCGGTGAGGATCAGAAAGAGCGCAAAGGCCGAGACCCAG carries:
- a CDS encoding PepSY domain-containing protein, whose translation is MEQRTQEEQGRRLYRMIWRWHFYAGVFCIPLVIWLACTGSIYLFKPQIEHWLDRPYDHLHLHATRSTPEQIAIAAVQAVPNSSLHYYELPPSADAAVRVIVGVGKQEFRVYVNPESRAILKVINEDKRPMRIVFYLHGELMAGKWGSYLVELAASWAIVLILTGLYLWWPRQTEKLAGVLWIRLGKGQRIFWRDLHAVTGVWVSAFALFLILTGLPWATGWGTYFKKVRDLTGTAVARQDWTTSRASELAARAAMNNSSLNTMDGMPGMDHSGHMGHSMHRMTAPDAYAPFNRLIPVAASLHLTAPVQIMPAMAPGGAWTIKSDAQQRTLRDIVHADPATGAIVSRQNFNQRLLLDRIVGVGVAAHEGQLFGLANQLLGLATAMGLVLLCASAAVLWWRRRSVGVLGAPMPMARPRWSFALVTAVLALAAYLPAMMISLVLVIVTEWAIFSRVPSLRHWLGLAEPA